CCGGTGATTGTTGATATCGATAGGGTCGGCAGTTTCGGGATGGGCGGCTGGCAGCAGCTGTGATGGACTCACACTTGGCAAGCCCTTTGGGCTCTTGGTTAACCGTCCACGGAATGTTTGCTGGCGACTGTTTCGCGCCGCGCCCGTACATCCCATCTCGTCAAAAATCGATATGCGTGCAGCAGGGAACTTCTGCCACAATCTGCCGATGGCACAGTCCAGAGTGCGACTCCGCTCGGCGACCGCTGACGATCACGCTTTCGTCGTCGAGATGGCCCGCCATGCCTGCATTATCGAAGACTGGCCACTTCCTGACCCCGGTGACGGCGAAGTGCTCGAATTGCTCCCACCTGTTGGCATCGTGCCGATCCTTGCCGAGGATCACAGCGCGATCGCTATCGGTGCGGTGTGGACGTACCATAGCAATCCGCCATTGCGCACTGATGCGGCCGGGTCGCCATTGCCGGAACTCTGCATCGCTGTCGCACCAGGCTCGCGGGGAGCCGGCATCGGCGGCTTGCTTCTGGATGCACTGTTCGCCGAGCTTTCGCCACATGCAGAAGCAATGTGCACTAATGTCCATGTTCGCAATCCGGCCAAACATCTGTACGAGCGCAAGGGATTTCGCGTGGTGGGCCAAGGCAATGGACCCCTCGGCATCGCTATGATCAAAGATTTGCGATGAAGGGCCTACGCGTGGATGCCGCGTTCTCGTTGGTCTAGGTTCGGATTTTGCGCGATGATGCCATGTGTGCCGACTTTGATCCCGCCGGCGATATCCGCTGTCTCCTCATCCGTCGTTGTCGGTGGGCTCTATTGCGTTGCTCCGACCGTGGCGACTGTCTGACGCTCGCGCGGTCGTGGACGCCTTC
This region of Mycobacterium sp. SMC-4 genomic DNA includes:
- a CDS encoding GNAT family N-acetyltransferase; amino-acid sequence: MAQSRVRLRSATADDHAFVVEMARHACIIEDWPLPDPGDGEVLELLPPVGIVPILAEDHSAIAIGAVWTYHSNPPLRTDAAGSPLPELCIAVAPGSRGAGIGGLLLDALFAELSPHAEAMCTNVHVRNPAKHLYERKGFRVVGQGNGPLGIAMIKDLR